In Leguminivora glycinivorella isolate SPB_JAAS2020 chromosome 19, LegGlyc_1.1, whole genome shotgun sequence, a single genomic region encodes these proteins:
- the LOC125236557 gene encoding uncharacterized protein LOC125236557 isoform X2 has product MSSKINSFCYFKLNPNTINDVRKEYNLHTYGAMDQAIDILHDWIQKQPHFMKKDLPREYLERCIINAKGSLEKAKRRLNNLYTMQTMTPILFEKCHAIKDFPNLRNFFVNVPMPNMSEDNCRIHIGKFMTKTVTAAGCLEAYQHCRIEAYGFRLSTINIITSSTMVNMLIKFIKQFVSEKIGSRIHAVKDVESLQEHVSKKMLPKDYGGEQKSILELYDVMNEAFSTEENVAFLEEMKRAHIIEELRCSDNNLDTELLGIPGSFKLLNVD; this is encoded by the exons ATGTCatcgaaaataaatagtttctgCTATTTCAAATTGAATCCTAACACAATTAATGATGTGAGGAAGGAGTAtaacttacatacatatggTGCTATGGATCAAGCTATAGATATTTTACATGATTGGATTCAGAAACAACCACATTTCATGAAGAAAGACTTAC ccaGAGAGTATTTAGAAAGATGTATAATAAATGCAAAGGGATCACTAGAAAAAGCTAAAAGAAGATTAAATAACCTATACACTATGCAAACAATGACTCCTATTCTTTTTGAGAAGTGCCATGCTATAAAAGACTTTCCGAATTTAAGaaatttttt CGTAAACGTGCCAATGCCCAATATGTCTGAAGATAACTGCAGAATCCATATCGGAAAGTTTATGACAAAAACTGTCACAGCTGCTGGATGTCTCGAGGCCTATCAACATTGCAGAATT GAAGCATATGGTTTTAGACTAAGCACCATTAACATTATAACTTCTTCAACGATGGTCAACATGCTGATAAAGTTTATAAAACAATTTGTTAGCGAGAAAATAGGCAGCCGGATACATGCAGTAAAAGACGTGGAATCTTTACAAGAACATGTATCTAAAAAAATGCTGCCCAAAGATTACGGTGGTGAACAGAAATCTATTTTGGAACTTTACg ATGTAATGAATGAAGCATTTTCCACTGAAGAGAACGTCGCATTTTTGGAAGAAATGAAACGCGCCCATATCATTGAAGAGCTGAGGTGTTCTGATAATAATTTAGACACAGAACTCCTTGGAATACCTGGTTCTTTTAAATTACTGAATGTCGATTGA
- the LOC125236557 gene encoding uncharacterized protein LOC125236557 isoform X1, whose amino-acid sequence MSSKINSFCYFKLNPNTINDVRKEYNLHTYGAMDQAIDILHDWIQKQPHFMKKDLPREYLERCIINAKGSLEKAKRRLNNLYTMQTMTPILFEKCHAIKDFPNLRNFFVNVPMPNMSEDNCRIHIGKFMTKTVTAAGCLEAYQHCRIILECAKLYDYAKGYHVIYDLSEVSVADLLSNIDWVVFRTCLTAVIEAYGFRLSTINIITSSTMVNMLIKFIKQFVSEKIGSRIHAVKDVESLQEHVSKKMLPKDYGGEQKSILELYDVMNEAFSTEENVAFLEEMKRAHIIEELRCSDNNLDTELLGIPGSFKLLNVD is encoded by the exons ATGTCatcgaaaataaatagtttctgCTATTTCAAATTGAATCCTAACACAATTAATGATGTGAGGAAGGAGTAtaacttacatacatatggTGCTATGGATCAAGCTATAGATATTTTACATGATTGGATTCAGAAACAACCACATTTCATGAAGAAAGACTTAC ccaGAGAGTATTTAGAAAGATGTATAATAAATGCAAAGGGATCACTAGAAAAAGCTAAAAGAAGATTAAATAACCTATACACTATGCAAACAATGACTCCTATTCTTTTTGAGAAGTGCCATGCTATAAAAGACTTTCCGAATTTAAGaaatttttt CGTAAACGTGCCAATGCCCAATATGTCTGAAGATAACTGCAGAATCCATATCGGAAAGTTTATGACAAAAACTGTCACAGCTGCTGGATGTCTCGAGGCCTATCAACATTGCAGAATT ATTCTAGAATGTGCAAAACTTTATGACTATGCAAAAGGATATCACGTAATCTATGACTTAAGCGAAGTGAGCGTTGCGGACCTCCTCAGCAACATAGACTGGGTTGTCTTCCGAACATGTCTTACTGCTGTGatt GAAGCATATGGTTTTAGACTAAGCACCATTAACATTATAACTTCTTCAACGATGGTCAACATGCTGATAAAGTTTATAAAACAATTTGTTAGCGAGAAAATAGGCAGCCGGATACATGCAGTAAAAGACGTGGAATCTTTACAAGAACATGTATCTAAAAAAATGCTGCCCAAAGATTACGGTGGTGAACAGAAATCTATTTTGGAACTTTACg ATGTAATGAATGAAGCATTTTCCACTGAAGAGAACGTCGCATTTTTGGAAGAAATGAAACGCGCCCATATCATTGAAGAGCTGAGGTGTTCTGATAATAATTTAGACACAGAACTCCTTGGAATACCTGGTTCTTTTAAATTACTGAATGTCGATTGA